Proteins from a genomic interval of Coccinella septempunctata chromosome 2, icCocSept1.1, whole genome shotgun sequence:
- the LOC123308448 gene encoding cartilage oligomeric matrix protein, which produces MKGFFAGLLTFLGCLVILDAVSLDAVITKDLQDVIEKDELILSLRHIKPKKRSRGFAETLFSITFPQTENKFALLLDRKTKRVIVETLEEGKKRVQHFTVDILEEDSTVKSLILAIDQKQPGAHATLYINCNSYGMVATPKTVREMHKLEDGTKVEVYHEKRYPMSVDGHRDVRTVLSMHDCPLELDSKSLNSFDDESFLNNYLKDDPNAGDPYMVDRGDIPSVSNLDEGSLLKALNELIRSVNVLYRKCGERDANIEWIRRYMEECDVCRRRPEPSTRPPTPPPPQRPTCATHPPNCFRGVRCYNTEQGPRCGPCPYGYTGNGYDCRPTKTCRDRPCYPGVTCTDTPEGYQCGSCPANYVGNGEQCRRTCRDRPCFPGVPCTDTGEGYQCGSCPANYEGNGEQCRRTCRDRPCYPGVPCTDTAEGFRCGSCPANYDGNGEQCWRTCRDRPCFQGVTCEDTERGFKCGACPLGFEGNGEECRRRPSGCEYNPCAPGRCIPRDEPPYFECVECPSGFEGNGTSCIDIDECALARPCDPRVRCRNEQPGYRCEQCPPGYKQSGRSEGIGLDDAARYRQVCEDIDECREYEGACVAHSHCINTPGSYQCTGCDTGYAGNQTIGCLPREGYCPDGTQCDKHAHCVYMGWDRYDCECQNGWAGDGKFCGKDFDLDFWPDEPLPCSHPRCKQDNCAFTPNSGQEDDDNDGIGNVCDDDADNDEVINEKDNCWLKYNPDQSDSDDGGGDHVGDACDNCPYIRNSDQSDTDRDGKGDACDEDIDNDGVLNKQDNCVDKYNPNQRDIDGDGIGDVCDNCPDIHNPDQYDADQNQIGDVCDFGRDSDRDGINDNRDNCVKVPNPNQLDTDHDGIGDACDDDIDGDGIINIEDNCYLVWNPDQLDVNRNYIGDVCEKDWDNDTVTNDLDNCPNNSLIHQTDFSKYSEVILDPQGDAQVDPNWVIVNHGAEILQTMNSDPGLAIGYDTFYGVDFEGTFHVASDVDDDYAGFIFSYLNNKQFYAVMWKKNSQPYWKHEPFEALAESGIQLKLINSATGPGEMLRNALWQTGNTENEVTLLWKDPKNVGWKSKTSYRWLLIHRPRIGLIRLRIYEGDKLITDSDNIFDSTLQGGRLGVFCFSQEMIIWSDLVYRCNEQVPEAIWRTLPANLKKKVQIDTSAKTLRITRPIKSNVSF; this is translated from the exons TTATCACCAAAGATCTGCAGGATGTCATCGAGAAGGATGAGCTCATTCTATCACTCAGGCATATAAAACCAAAGAAGCGATCAAGGGGTTTTGCCGAAACATTATTTTCGATCACCTTCCCCCAAACCGAGAACAAATTCGCTCTTCTGCTCGATAGAAAAACAAAAAGAG TAATTGTGGAGACTTTGGAGGAGGGCAAGAAGAGGGTCCAGCATTTCACTGTGGATATTTTGGAAGAAGACAGTACAGTGAAGTCCCTCATCTTGGCAATCGATCAAAAACAACCTGGTGCTCATGCAACCCTGTACATAAACTGTAATTCTTACGGGATGGTGGCCACACCTAAAACAGTCAGGGAAATGCACAAACTAGAGGATGGAACCAAAGTTGAAGTG TATCACGAAAAGCGGTATCCAATGTCAGTAGATGGCCATAGGGATGTCAGGACAGTTCTGAGCATGCACGACTGTCCATTGGAACTAGATTCCAAATCTTTGAATTCTTTCGATGATGAGAGTTTTTTGAACAACTACCTGAAAGATGATCCAAATGCTGGTGATCCTTACATGGTTGATAGAGGCGACATTCCATCCGTGTCTAATTTAGACGAAG GTTCTCTGCTGAAAGCCCTCAATGAGCTGATTCGTTCAGTGAACGTTCTCTACAGGAAGTGCGGAGAAAGAGACGCTAATATAGAGTGGATCAGGAGGTACATGGAGGAGTGTGACGTTTGTCGAAGAAGGCCAGAACCTTCGACAAGACCACCAACTCCACCACCTCCGCAAAGACCAACATGTGCTACTCATCCACCCAATTGTTTTAGAGGTGTAAGATGCTACAACACCGAACAAGGACCTCGATGCGGCCCGTGTCCCTATGGATACACCGGGAATGG ATACGACTGTCGCCCCACCAAAACCTGCAGAGACCGCCCTTGCTACCCTGGCGTAACCTGTACAGATACCCCCGAAGGCTACCAGTGCGGTTCGTGTCCCGCCAACTACGTCGGCAACGGAGAACAGTGCCGGAGAACATGCAGAGACAGACCATGCTTCCCAGGCGTTCCATGTACCGACACCGGCGAAGGCTACCAGTGCGGTTCGTGTCCCGCGAACTACGAAGGAAACGGGGAGCAGTGCAGGAGGACCTGCAGGGACCGTCCCTGCTACCCCGGTGTGCCTTGCACTGACACGGCGGAGGGTTTCAGGTGCGGTTCTTGCCCTGCCAATTACGACGGTAACGGTGAACAGTGCTGGAGGACCTGCAGGGATAGACCTTGTTTCCAGGGAGTGACTTGCGAGGACACAGAGAGAGGATTTAAATGTGGAGCATGTCCACTTGGTTTCGAGGGTAACGGGGAGGAGTGTAGAAGGAGGCCTTCTGGATGCGAATATAATCCATGCGCGCCAG GTCGTTGCATTCCTAGAGACGAGCCTCCATATTTCGAGTGTGTAGAATGTCCAAGTGGTTTTGAAGGAAATGGCACCAGCTGTATTGATATCGATGAG TGTGCCTTAGCCAGACCGTGTGACCCGAGGGTGAGGTGCAGGAACGAACAACCGGGTTACAGGTGTGAACAATGTCCACCGGGATACAAGCAGAGTGGAAGAAGTGAGGGGATAGGGTTGGACGATGCAGCTAGATACAGACAAGTTTGTGAAGACATAGACGAATGTAGGGAGTACGAAGGGGCCTGTGTGGCACACTCACACTGCATCAATACGCCG GGCTCTTACCAATGTACCGGCTGTGACACAGGGTATGCTGGTAACCAAACTATAGGCTGCCTTCCCAGAGAGGGCTACTGCCCCGATGGCACACAGTGTGACAAACATGCGCACTGCGTCTATATGGGGTGGGACAGATACGACTGCGAATGTCAAAATGGATGGGCTGGAGACGGAAAATTCTGCGGTAAAGATTTCGACTTAGATTTCTGGCCTGACGAGCCCCTGCCCTGCTCTCATCCGAGATGCAAACAG GACAACTGCGCTTTCACGCCTAATTCTGGACAAGAAGACGACGACAATGATGGAATCGGAAATGTGTGCGACGACGATGCAGATAATGATGAAGTAATCAACGAGAAG GATAACTGCTGGCTGAAGTACAACCCGGACCAGAGCGACTCGGACGATGGAGGTGGTGACCACGTCGGAGATGCTTGTGACAACTGTCCCTACATCAGGAATTCGGATCAGTCGGACACGGACAGAGACGGCAAAGGGGATGCTTGCGACGAGGACATCGACAACGATGGTGTCCTGAACAAACAAGATAACTGCGTCGACAAGTACAATCCTAATCAGAGGGATATAGACGGGGACGGTATAGGAGATGTTTGCGATAACTGTCCGGACATACACAACCCGGATCAGTATGACGCGGATCAGAATCAGATCGGAGATGTGTGTGACTTCGGAAGAGATTCGGATAG agatGGAATAAACGACAACAGAGACAATTGTGTGAAAGTTCCAAATCCCAATCAACTAGATACAGATCATGATGGCATAGGAGATGCTTGTGATGACGATATCGATGGTGATGGCATTATAAACATCGAAGATAATTGCTATTTGGTTTGGAATCCAGATCAACTAGATGTGAATC GAAACTACATTGGTGACGTTTGCGAAAAAGATTGGGACAACGATACGGTCACTAATGACTTGGATAACTGTCCAAACAACTCCCTCATCCATCAGACGGACTTCAGCAAATATTCCGAGGTGATACTGGATCCGCAAGGGGACGCTCAAGTTGATCCAAACTGGGTCATCGTTAACCACGGTGCTGAGATACTACAAACCATGAACAGCGATCCTGGTCTTGCCATAGGTTATGATACCTTCTACGGGGTCGACTTCGAGGGAACTTTCCATGTAGCTTCAGATGTAGACGACGATTATGCGGGCTTCATTTTCAG CTACCTCAACAACAAGCAGTTCTACGCCGTTATGTGGAAGAAGAATAGTCAACCCTACTGGAAGCACGAGCCTTTCGAGGCGTTAGCAGAATCGGGAATCCAGTTGAAACTCATCAACTCGGCGACAGGACCGGGTGAAATGCTGAGGAATGCGCTTTGGCAAACCGGAAACACGGAAAATGAAGTTACACTTCTATGGAAAGATCCGAAGAACGTTGGTTGGAAGTCCAAAACATCTTATCGTTGGCTGTTGATACACAGACCCAGGATTGGCCTCATCAGGCTCAGAATTTATGAAGGGGATAAGCTCATCACGGATTCGGACAACATTTTCGACAGTACATTGCAGGGGGGAAGGCTTGGAGTGTTCTGCTTCTCGCAAGAAATGATCATATGGTCCGATCTGGTGTACAGATGTAACG AACAAGTTCCAGAAGCAATATGGAGGACCTTGCCAGCAAATTTGAAGAAGAAAGTTCAAATAGACACTTCGGCTAAAACACTGCGAATAACAAGGCCAATCAAATCGAATGTCTCCTTCTGA